One Entelurus aequoreus isolate RoL-2023_Sb unplaced genomic scaffold, RoL_Eaeq_v1.1 HiC_scaffold_430, whole genome shotgun sequence DNA window includes the following coding sequences:
- the LOC133645526 gene encoding epithelial-stromal interaction protein 1-like has translation MEQDNLAQKKRQEENDEYQRKKDEQRKKAERNEKRAEEEQQRRRQQQRQEHFRVNSAFLHNLDGRDGCRQSSPGPHDG, from the exons ATGGAACAGGACAATTTGGCCCAGAAGAAGAGACAAGAGGAGAATGACGAGTATCAGCGCAAGAAAGATGAACAAAGAAAAAAG GCCGAGCGTAACGAAAAGAGGGCGGAGGAGGAGCAGCAGCGCAGGCGCCAACAACAACGACAGGAGCACTTCAG AGTGAACTCGGCCTTCCTGCACAACCTTGACGGTCGTGATGGTTGTCGTCAGAGCTCACCTGGACCCCATGACGGTTGA